ATAACTGCACAGTTACAATTAGTGCAACAGTGAATAATGCAACCGGAAGTTTTGGGGTTAACTCACAGGTTAATGACGATTTTTGCGGAGAAGGGCAGGGGATGATTGCTTTAAGTACTATTGGTGATCCTGGTCCTTATTCTTATATATGGAATACAAGTGAAACTAACGATACGTTATATAATATTCATTCAGGCACTTATTTAGTAACAGTTACTAATATTCCTACAGGATGTAATTATTATAATAGCTTTAATGTTGGAAATTCCGCATTGTTTTCTTTATCAGATGTCATTAATCCATCAAATTGTTTTACTTGTAATACCGGTTCTATAGATATTACAACAATAGGCTCCAGCCCAACTTACACATATCTTTGGGGTAATGGAGCAACAAGTGAAGATTTAAATAATTTATTACCCGGAACTTATTATTTAACAGCTACTGACAATTGGGGATGTATTGTTATAGATTCCTTTGAAGTTGGTTTTTATAACATTATATACGAAGATTTTAATATCGATTACTTCAATGTATATCCTAATCCATCAAATGGAGTGTTTTATATTGATTATGATTTTGATAAAATGAATGGAAATACAATTGAAATATATGACCTTACCGGCAAACTTGCTTTATCTCAAAAACTGATAGAATCAAAAGGGCATATTAAAATTGATCTTCAACAATATCCTAAAGGATTATATTTAATAAGAAAGATTAATGGAAATAAGGTATTTAATTATAAAATATCTGTTAATTAAAAATTAAACAACAAAATGAAAGGAGGGTTAAATACCCTCTTTTCTTTTTTATAAATTTTATTTCCCTTTTCTCCACCTCATAATAGAAGTAATTCCCTGCTTTTTCAAAAGGCTTTGATGAACGGGAAAAACACCTTCACTCACATATTTTAAATCTTCAACAGAATAGAATGCCTTTGGATTGTGAATTTGAATTAACTCAACAACTTTAGGTAAATCGGCTCTATGAATAGAAGTGAAAATAACATCAACTTTACCAATAGCACCTTCGGCAGGAATTGTTGTTATACCAATTTCAGCTTCACGTAATGCATTTTTTAAATCAAAAGCATCTTTGGGAGTAATAATTCTTACAACAACATAGCCCATTGCAAGCTTTTCTTCAATCCACATTCCAACATAATTACCTGTTGCAAAACCGGCAGCATATCCAATATAACATGGTAAATTGCTTGCATTCTGCATTATTTTCCCAATAACAATTATCCAAATAAATACTTCAAAAAAACCAAGAATGGGAGCGATGTTCTTTTTTCCACGAGAAACAAAAATAATTCTTAGTGTACCAATTGACACATCGCAAATTCTTGCTGCAAAAATCATTAATGGAAGCACTATATAATTGAAAACGTCTGTATTGTAAAATTCTGTGTTCATAAAATTCATTTTTTGCAAAATTACGTTTTTTATAAATACTTGTCATTCTGAACGAAGTGAAGAATCTATATTTTTGACAAATATATAGTTAGCTTTGCTAAGTTTGACTTTTAAGATGTCTAGTATTTGGATTATACTTAAATAACTAAGCTTTTATAAAGTTTGATTTATTAAAACTTAAAGTATCATTCATTTTTTAAAGTCTTCAGAAATAGATTACTTTTGCAAATTATTTAAAAATTGATGGATCAGATAAGCGAAATTAAAAGACGACGTACATTTGCAATTGTTAGTCACCCCGATGCAGGAAAAACAACATTAACAGAAAAATTACTTTTGTTTGGTGGTGCTATTCACGAGGCAGGTGCTGTAAAGTCGAATAAAATTAAGAAAACTACAGTTTCCGATTTTATGGAAATTGAAAAGCAGCGCGGTATTTCTGTTGCTACTTCAGTAATGGGATTTGAATACAAAGGCTATAAAGTAAATATTCTTGATACTCCGGGTCATCAGGATTTTGCCGAAGATACGTACCGTACTTTATCCGCTGTAGATAGCGTTATTATTGTTGTAGATGCTGCAAAAGGTGTTGAAACTCAAACTGAAAAACTTTCAAATGTTTGCAGAATGAGAAATACACCCACAATATTTTTCTTAAACAAATTAGATCGCGAAGGATTAGACCCATATAGCTTACTTGATGAAATAGAGAAAAAACTAAATATAAGCCTTTGTCCGATGACATGGCCCATTGGAATGGGCAGAACATTCAAAGGTGTTTATAATCTCTATAACGAAAGCTTGAACCTTTTCAGCGGGCAGGAAAAACAACTTATTGAAGATTCAATAAAAATTGATTCGATTGAAAGTAAGGAATTAGAAAAACATATTGGTGAAGAAGCTGCTAATAAGTTACGCGAAGATATTGAAGTTGTTAGGGGAGTGTATCCAAAATTAAACAGAGAAGAATATTTGGAAGGGCTTGTTGCACCTGTGTTTTTTGGTTCAGCATTAAATAATTTTGGTGTAAACGAAC
This sequence is a window from Bacteroidia bacterium. Protein-coding genes within it:
- a CDS encoding DUF2179 domain-containing protein, producing MNTEFYNTDVFNYIVLPLMIFAARICDVSIGTLRIIFVSRGKKNIAPILGFFEVFIWIIVIGKIMQNASNLPCYIGYAAGFATGNYVGMWIEEKLAMGYVVVRIITPKDAFDLKNALREAEIGITTIPAEGAIGKVDVIFTSIHRADLPKVVELIQIHNPKAFYSVEDLKYVSEGVFPVHQSLLKKQGITSIMRWRKGK
- a CDS encoding peptide chain release factor 3, translated to MDQISEIKRRRTFAIVSHPDAGKTTLTEKLLLFGGAIHEAGAVKSNKIKKTTVSDFMEIEKQRGISVATSVMGFEYKGYKVNILDTPGHQDFAEDTYRTLSAVDSVIIVVDAAKGVETQTEKLSNVCRMRNTPTIFFLNKLDREGLDPYSLLDEIEKKLNISLCPMTWPIGMGRTFKGVYNLYNESLNLFSGQEKQLIEDSIKIDSIESKELEKHIGEEAANKLREDIEVVRGVYPKLNREEYLEGLVAPVFFGSALNNFGVNELLNSFLEQAPPPLPSNTNERIVRPEEEKFSGFVFKIHANLHPLHRARIAFVKVCSGVFERNKPYMHVRQGKWLKFSNPTSFMAAKQSVIEDAYPGDIIGLHDTGNFKIGDSLTEGEILNFKGIPSFSPELFRYVENSDPFKSKQLAKGLEQLTDEGVAQLFTHKTSNRKIIGTVGALQFDVIQFRLLNEYSASCRYDSIQLHKACWFVSDNKAQIEDFKKRKYNFLAEDKYGRDVFLADSAFSLKMAQDNFPDIQFYFKSEF